A stretch of Psychrilyobacter piezotolerans DNA encodes these proteins:
- a CDS encoding DHH family phosphoesterase, giving the protein MNNKFSEILEVIKKSNRILITGHTSPDGDAIGSGLALLLALNKLNETLKKQTEGRGEIYLDKTLRFILEDKTPKNLKFLTHSILIEEFGNYDSKYEFDLMICLDSGNFDRIGRVGELKGENTKVINIDHHISNDRFGDYNYVGDISSTSEILFDFFKEAGIELDHGIAESLYTGIVNDTGNFKHSNTTKKVFKTASELLEYGVEPDEVIKNFFNTKSMEKLKLTGRVLSDFKFVDSHKLVYYYISEAELSELGAGKDDTGGLGELLLSYENASVSLFLREDKGHIKGSFRSKYDVDVNALAGLLGGGGHVKAAGFKTDKTSDEILDIIIKNMSLGGE; this is encoded by the coding sequence ATGAACAATAAGTTTAGTGAGATATTGGAGGTTATAAAAAAAAGTAATAGAATATTAATTACAGGACATACCAGCCCCGATGGAGATGCCATAGGGAGCGGGTTAGCTCTGCTTTTAGCTCTGAATAAATTAAATGAAACTTTAAAAAAGCAAACTGAAGGGAGGGGTGAGATCTACCTGGATAAAACTTTAAGATTTATCTTGGAGGATAAAACCCCTAAAAATTTAAAGTTTTTAACCCACTCTATCCTCATTGAAGAATTCGGAAACTACGATTCGAAATATGAGTTTGACCTTATGATCTGTCTTGACAGCGGTAACTTTGACAGAATTGGAAGGGTAGGAGAATTAAAGGGCGAAAATACTAAAGTTATAAATATCGATCACCATATCAGTAACGACAGGTTTGGAGATTACAACTATGTAGGAGACATTTCATCCACTTCAGAGATTTTATTTGATTTTTTTAAAGAAGCAGGGATCGAACTGGACCACGGAATAGCAGAGTCTCTCTACACAGGTATAGTCAATGATACCGGTAATTTTAAACATTCAAATACCACTAAAAAAGTTTTTAAGACAGCTTCCGAGCTTCTGGAATATGGGGTAGAACCAGATGAAGTTATCAAAAACTTTTTTAACACCAAATCCATGGAAAAACTAAAATTAACAGGCCGGGTTTTATCCGATTTTAAATTTGTAGACAGCCATAAGTTGGTGTACTATTATATCAGTGAGGCGGAACTATCTGAATTAGGAGCTGGTAAAGATGATACCGGTGGCCTGGGAGAACTCCTCCTTTCCTATGAAAATGCAAGTGTATCCCTCTTTCTCAGGGAGGATAAGGGGCATATCAAGGGAAGTTTCAGGTCTAAATATGATGTAGATGTAAATGCCCTGGCTGGTCTTTTGGGCGGCGGCGGTCATGTTAAGGCGGCTGGATTTAAAACTGATAAAACTTCCGATGAAATATTGGATATAATAATTAAAAATATGAGTTTAGGAGGCGAATAA
- the folK gene encoding 2-amino-4-hydroxy-6-hydroxymethyldihydropteridine diphosphokinase, which translates to MRWTRVYLSMGSNIGNKYYYLLGGIFAISQLKKTKVTAVSRFYSTDPVGYLEQDEFLNCAIEIKTQLLPFELLRELQRIELKLKRERKLRWGPRTLDIDIISYGNLKLNNDDLILPHPRYKERNFVLIPLLDVIRDKSYIRSIIDYNDRSVRAEKKISLLISSCLVGKKTSYKGTASYNYIAAELLKDRFEFIETCPEVEGGLGIPRPSAERKGDKVVTIEGIDVTHEFQAGAGKALEKALKNNIKLALLKGKSPSCGIDTIYDGTFTKNMIPRNGITADELLLKGIDIIEVNKDEQ; encoded by the coding sequence ATGAGATGGACTAGAGTTTATCTCAGTATGGGATCTAATATAGGGAATAAATACTACTACCTCTTAGGAGGTATCTTTGCCATATCTCAACTAAAAAAAACTAAGGTTACCGCTGTCTCAAGATTTTATTCAACAGATCCAGTGGGATATCTGGAGCAGGATGAATTTTTAAATTGTGCAATTGAGATTAAAACCCAATTGTTACCCTTTGAACTCCTCAGAGAACTTCAAAGGATAGAGTTGAAGTTAAAGAGGGAGCGAAAATTGAGATGGGGACCTAGAACCCTGGATATAGATATTATATCCTATGGGAATCTAAAGTTAAACAATGATGATCTTATTCTGCCCCATCCCAGGTATAAGGAGCGAAATTTTGTATTGATTCCCCTTTTAGATGTTATTAGGGATAAAAGCTATATCCGATCTATCATAGATTATAATGATAGAAGTGTCAGAGCAGAGAAAAAAATATCTCTCCTAATCAGCAGTTGTCTTGTTGGGAAAAAAACTTCGTATAAAGGTACGGCCAGTTACAATTATATTGCGGCTGAACTCCTAAAAGACAGGTTTGAATTCATAGAAACCTGCCCCGAAGTAGAGGGGGGACTCGGTATCCCCCGTCCATCAGCTGAAAGAAAGGGTGATAAGGTGGTAACTATTGAAGGTATAGATGTTACCCATGAATTTCAGGCAGGAGCCGGTAAAGCTCTGGAAAAAGCCTTAAAAAACAATATAAAACTTGCTCTATTAAAAGGAAAAAGCCCGTCTTGTGGAATAGATACTATATATGACGGGACTTTCACGAAAAATATGATTCCCAGAAATGGAATAACAGCAGACGAACTCCTACTAAAAGGAATAGACATAATCGAGGTGAATAAGGATGAACAATAA
- the folB gene encoding dihydroneopterin aldolase, producing the protein MDKIIVKNIKAYGYHGALTEENILGQNFYADVTLYKSLKKAGLTDDLSKSISYVDVYYDVEDIIKNKKFKLIEALAEMIAHTLLVKYGIEKVEVEIRKPGAPINGSFDYVGVGITREAKNYEMD; encoded by the coding sequence ATGGACAAGATAATAGTAAAAAATATAAAGGCATATGGGTATCACGGTGCTTTAACCGAGGAAAATATATTGGGTCAAAACTTTTATGCTGATGTAACCTTATATAAATCATTAAAGAAAGCAGGTCTTACAGATGATCTGAGTAAAAGTATAAGCTATGTAGATGTATATTATGATGTAGAAGATATCATAAAGAATAAAAAATTTAAATTGATAGAAGCTTTAGCTGAGATGATCGCTCATACTTTACTGGTAAAATATGGTATAGAAAAGGTAGAAGTAGAGATCAGGAAACCCGGTGCTCCTATAAATGGCAGTTTTGACTATGTAGGAGTGGGAATAACCAGAGAGGCAAAAAACTATGAGATGGACTAG
- a CDS encoding YitT family protein: MKRRVKTLAIDYFVINLGLIIAAIGIGLFIVPAKIVSGGVTGIATILYYTFNLSVGTSMLFINIPLFLIGVKTFGKEYGAKTLFGIIMLSFYIDLFRKIVGLDNVIDFTKGSNFLLAPLFGGILLGVGLGLVLKFGGSTGGTDIIAQMVNKITKIPVGYCMMINDTIIIVSGIAIFGIEKGLYAIIAMFTTNVVINKIFEGVGYTKMVYVISDHYEVIREIIINDIKKGGTALSAKGLYTDESKSMIMTVLKNKEIRDLQAFIKQVDPSAFMIISEVYEVLGEGFKPLD; encoded by the coding sequence ATGAAAAGAAGGGTAAAGACATTGGCTATCGATTATTTTGTAATTAATTTAGGACTTATTATAGCCGCAATTGGAATAGGGCTGTTTATAGTTCCTGCAAAGATAGTCAGTGGTGGGGTAACGGGGATAGCAACCATATTATATTATACATTTAACCTGTCTGTTGGGACCAGTATGCTGTTTATCAATATCCCGTTATTTTTAATAGGGGTTAAAACTTTTGGTAAGGAATATGGTGCTAAAACATTGTTCGGCATCATAATGCTGTCATTTTATATAGATCTATTCAGAAAGATTGTGGGACTCGATAATGTAATAGATTTTACAAAGGGGAGTAATTTTTTATTGGCACCACTCTTTGGAGGTATTTTACTGGGAGTAGGTCTGGGGTTAGTTTTAAAATTTGGTGGCAGTACCGGCGGAACCGATATTATAGCTCAAATGGTCAATAAAATTACCAAGATACCGGTAGGTTACTGTATGATGATCAATGATACAATTATTATAGTCAGCGGAATAGCTATCTTTGGAATAGAAAAAGGATTATATGCAATCATTGCAATGTTTACAACTAACGTAGTTATCAATAAGATCTTTGAAGGGGTAGGATACACTAAGATGGTCTATGTCATAAGTGATCACTACGAAGTTATAAGGGAAATAATAATAAATGATATAAAAAAAGGGGGAACAGCTCTATCGGCAAAGGGACTCTATACAGATGAGAGTAAATCAATGATTATGACTGTCTTAAAAAACAAGGAGATCAGAGATCTTCAGGCTTTTATAAAACAAGTGGATCCAAGTGCATTCATGATCATATCAGAGGTTTACGAGGTGTTAGGTGAAGGGTTTAAACCACTGGATTAG
- the hprK gene encoding HPr(Ser) kinase/phosphatase encodes MIKKFVRLSKLVKAFDFTVIYGGLDNLERKILLPTVHRVGAELTGFLIKGDQLNKQLHVLGTEEMRYIDSLSPEDRKDRLKKYFSYNFPCIIVACEKEIHPDFIEYAIKHNKPLLTTQNKTAVVIRKLKYFLQRKLAPEIRLEEHVLIEILGIGVLIGGYEDARIGATLELIERGHKYITDENLIIKKVGSDILLGENGYDKSNVKTHFYLGTSSGNIDITNNYGIIATRRTKEINLYINLEKWDKMKFYDRLGIDKKFEEILGVKIPKLSLPVRKGRNLAVIIETAAINERLKQIGVNSSEYFLEETAKLIAFNKKNKKGDEMKKKILTVKKIVDEFNLKVITGEEFLESTYITKTALHNPALALSGFYEVFYKDGSKSLQLFSQGELNFLKSLDQDVKYRNLNNFFDFDFPAMIIADADEIEQCFIDLSREKKKIMLLSDQTSTQLTADLNQFLEKKFAPKITMHGVFVEMFGFGVLLTGRSGIGKSETALELIHRGHRLITDDKVTFHEHPSGMVIGKAGRIPYFMELRGLGIIDIKALYGLGSVRKEKRLDAIIELKELKSDEYLTKTSSKGIQVEVLGHPVDHAELYISSGRNAATMVETTIMNLIAIKYGYDPEKAYKGRVRHKEFI; translated from the coding sequence ATGATTAAAAAATTTGTAAGATTATCAAAACTGGTAAAAGCTTTTGATTTCACTGTAATCTACGGGGGACTGGATAATTTAGAAAGAAAGATCTTACTCCCTACAGTACATAGAGTAGGAGCAGAATTAACCGGCTTTTTAATAAAGGGAGATCAGCTCAACAAGCAGCTGCATGTCTTGGGAACGGAGGAGATGAGGTATATCGACTCCCTCTCCCCTGAAGACAGAAAAGACAGGTTAAAAAAATACTTTTCCTATAATTTTCCTTGTATTATCGTAGCCTGTGAGAAGGAGATCCACCCTGATTTTATAGAATATGCTATAAAACATAATAAACCGCTCCTGACTACTCAAAATAAAACTGCAGTTGTCATAAGGAAATTAAAATATTTCCTCCAGAGAAAATTAGCACCTGAAATAAGGTTGGAGGAACACGTTTTAATTGAAATTCTGGGAATAGGAGTTTTGATAGGTGGTTATGAAGATGCAAGGATTGGGGCTACCCTGGAATTGATTGAAAGGGGACACAAGTATATCACCGATGAAAATTTAATTATAAAAAAAGTTGGAAGTGATATCCTGCTGGGAGAAAACGGCTATGATAAGAGTAATGTAAAAACACATTTTTATCTGGGGACTAGCAGCGGGAATATAGACATCACCAATAACTATGGGATCATTGCAACCAGGAGAACTAAGGAAATAAACCTATATATTAATCTGGAAAAATGGGACAAAATGAAATTTTATGACAGGCTGGGTATCGATAAAAAATTTGAGGAGATCCTGGGAGTTAAGATACCTAAGCTGAGCCTTCCGGTACGAAAAGGAAGAAATTTAGCTGTAATAATCGAAACGGCAGCTATAAATGAAAGGTTGAAACAAATTGGAGTGAATTCTTCTGAATATTTTTTAGAAGAAACTGCAAAATTGATCGCTTTTAATAAAAAAAATAAGAAAGGTGATGAGATGAAAAAAAAGATTTTGACAGTAAAAAAAATAGTCGATGAATTTAATCTAAAAGTTATTACGGGAGAGGAATTTTTAGAGTCAACTTATATAACCAAAACAGCACTTCATAACCCTGCTTTGGCACTTTCTGGATTTTATGAAGTGTTTTATAAAGATGGATCTAAAAGTTTACAACTATTTTCCCAGGGGGAATTAAATTTTTTAAAGAGTCTGGATCAGGATGTTAAATATAGAAATTTAAACAATTTTTTTGACTTTGACTTCCCTGCTATGATCATAGCAGATGCAGATGAGATTGAACAGTGTTTTATTGACCTGTCCAGGGAAAAAAAGAAAATCATGCTGCTCTCCGACCAAACTTCTACCCAGTTAACAGCAGATTTAAATCAATTTTTAGAAAAAAAGTTTGCTCCTAAAATCACCATGCATGGAGTATTTGTTGAGATGTTTGGATTTGGGGTACTGCTCACAGGAAGGAGCGGGATAGGTAAGAGTGAGACCGCCCTGGAATTAATTCACAGAGGACATAGATTAATTACAGATGATAAGGTAACTTTTCATGAACACCCCAGTGGAATGGTGATAGGAAAAGCCGGCAGGATCCCTTACTTTATGGAACTTCGAGGGCTGGGAATCATAGACATCAAGGCACTCTATGGACTGGGGTCTGTAAGAAAGGAAAAAAGATTAGACGCAATAATAGAGCTGAAGGAATTAAAAAGCGATGAATATTTGACTAAGACCAGCTCCAAAGGGATCCAGGTAGAGGTCTTGGGTCATCCTGTAGATCACGCAGAACTATATATAAGTTCCGGAAGAAATGCAGCGACCATGGTAGAAACCACTATCATGAATTTAATAGCTATCAAGTATGGCTATGATCCTGAAAAGGCATATAAGGGCAGAGTGAGACACAAAGAGTTTATATAA
- a CDS encoding bifunctional folylpolyglutamate synthase/dihydrofolate synthase yields the protein MNIDKTLEELYSLTNMGIKLGLDNIKNILKFMGNPQDSYKILHIAGTNGKGSTASILEAGLLEAGYKVGKYTSPHIEKFNERIVVNREQISDEKIYSYYKKIRTLIEVNNFHPTFFEITTAMMFDYFKDCGCEYVVLETGLGGRFDATNVCHPEISIITNISLDHINILGDNLTDIAREKCGIIKNSPVVIADSKPELIAAVEEKTKDYVDVIKKYRDVKFQLTEDFGTKIYIDNLEFNLALYGEYQINNFLGAYETLKKIGISDQNIQNAVSKVYWPGRFEIFSKEDPLIILDGAHNVDAASRLKENILSKYKKEDVVAMVSILGDKDRHGILEEISEFSDEVIFTSLEDFHRGTSGRELLDLVPDFKEQRVEDDLVKAFDLAKKTKKVIVVCGSFYLLSKFKRSIQKG from the coding sequence ATGAATATAGATAAAACCTTGGAAGAACTTTATTCCCTTACCAATATGGGGATAAAGCTGGGATTAGATAATATAAAAAACATCTTAAAATTCATGGGGAATCCCCAGGACAGCTATAAGATCCTGCACATTGCAGGAACCAACGGTAAGGGGTCCACAGCAAGTATTTTAGAAGCAGGTTTATTAGAAGCAGGATATAAGGTAGGAAAATATACCTCGCCCCATATTGAAAAATTCAATGAAAGAATTGTGGTTAATAGGGAGCAGATATCCGATGAAAAGATATACTCTTACTACAAAAAAATAAGGACCTTAATTGAAGTCAATAATTTTCACCCCACCTTCTTCGAGATAACTACCGCAATGATGTTTGATTATTTCAAAGATTGCGGTTGTGAATATGTAGTTTTAGAGACAGGTTTAGGGGGGCGTTTTGATGCAACCAATGTCTGTCATCCTGAAATTTCAATAATTACCAATATATCCCTGGACCATATAAATATTTTAGGAGATAATCTGACCGATATAGCCCGTGAAAAATGCGGCATTATCAAAAACAGCCCGGTGGTAATTGCTGACTCTAAACCAGAATTAATAGCTGCTGTTGAGGAAAAAACTAAGGACTATGTAGATGTGATAAAAAAATACAGGGATGTAAAATTTCAACTGACAGAAGATTTCGGAACTAAAATTTATATAGATAATCTGGAATTTAATCTGGCTCTTTATGGGGAGTATCAAATAAATAATTTTTTAGGGGCCTATGAAACCTTGAAAAAAATAGGTATATCGGATCAAAATATACAGAATGCAGTCTCAAAAGTTTACTGGCCTGGAAGATTTGAGATTTTTTCTAAAGAAGATCCCCTTATAATACTGGATGGAGCCCATAATGTAGATGCCGCATCCAGATTAAAGGAAAATATTCTGTCTAAATATAAGAAGGAGGATGTAGTTGCCATGGTCTCTATCTTAGGAGATAAAGATAGACATGGAATATTAGAGGAGATTTCAGAGTTTAGTGATGAGGTAATATTTACATCATTGGAAGATTTTCACAGGGGAACTTCGGGAAGGGAATTACTGGATCTGGTGCCTGACTTTAAGGAACAAAGGGTGGAAGATGACCTGGTAAAAGCTTTTGACCTGGCTAAAAAAACAAAGAAAGTTATAGTTGTCTGCGGATCATTTTATCTGTTGTCAAAATTCAAAAGATCTATTCAAAAGGGGTAG
- a CDS encoding 5'-methylthioadenosine/adenosylhomocysteine nucleosidase codes for MIGIIGAMHEEIIELKNMISNLEEEKILDIIFYKGTLEGKEIVLVEGGIGKVNASVCTTLLIDRFKVNQLIFTGVAGGTNPNIEVGDIVISNELMEHDFDCTAFGMKHGEIPRMETSIFKADEKLIKIAEKSALELFDKKNIYTGRIVSGDVFVAEPKKINWLRETFNSECTEMEGAAVAHVCHLFKTPFVIIRSISDKANDDAKTDFQEFVKLASKNSKNLIVEMMKRV; via the coding sequence ATGATAGGAATAATAGGTGCTATGCACGAGGAAATAATAGAATTAAAAAATATGATTTCAAACTTAGAGGAGGAGAAAATACTGGATATTATCTTCTACAAGGGAACTTTGGAAGGGAAAGAGATCGTATTGGTAGAGGGAGGAATAGGTAAGGTAAATGCATCTGTATGTACCACTTTATTAATCGACAGATTTAAAGTAAATCAACTGATATTTACAGGGGTAGCAGGCGGGACCAACCCTAATATAGAAGTAGGGGACATCGTTATCTCAAATGAACTTATGGAGCATGACTTTGACTGTACAGCTTTTGGAATGAAACATGGAGAGATCCCTAGAATGGAAACTTCTATCTTTAAAGCAGATGAAAAATTAATTAAAATAGCCGAGAAAAGTGCTCTGGAATTATTTGACAAAAAAAATATCTATACAGGCAGAATCGTAAGCGGGGATGTCTTTGTAGCTGAACCTAAAAAGATAAATTGGTTGAGAGAAACTTTCAACAGTGAATGTACAGAGATGGAAGGAGCAGCAGTAGCTCATGTCTGCCATTTATTCAAAACTCCATTTGTAATCATAAGATCTATCTCGGATAAAGCAAATGATGATGCTAAAACAGATTTCCAGGAATTCGTAAAATTAGCATCTAAGAACTCTAAAAACTTAATTGTAGAAATGATGAAAAGAGTGTAA
- a CDS encoding LPP20 family lipoprotein gives MNIKKSILILTILTAAAFGGCSAKETKPELGTNVNYEKMKEYPKWVIQPTYDNGIAGVGSAVMTDLGFDFARKEAMANARMDLGGQIRTKVDGLFKSYTSKIGVGESTSVDSLSENVIKELVSVDLKGASLKETWISPEDELFVLMTVDSEMLIESAAKAINNPNNYTDENLKLKIKAESSQAELERELNAYFGSSNNEDFPGTTVEEKSSDE, from the coding sequence ATGAATATAAAAAAATCAATTTTAATTTTAACTATTTTGACTGCGGCAGCATTTGGCGGATGTAGTGCCAAGGAGACAAAACCAGAGTTAGGGACCAATGTAAATTATGAAAAGATGAAGGAATATCCTAAATGGGTAATCCAGCCTACTTATGATAATGGAATTGCCGGTGTGGGATCAGCTGTGATGACAGATCTTGGGTTTGATTTTGCCAGGAAGGAAGCTATGGCTAATGCCAGGATGGATCTGGGAGGGCAGATTAGAACCAAAGTTGATGGATTGTTCAAATCATATACCAGTAAAATCGGGGTAGGTGAATCTACCAGTGTGGATTCCCTTTCAGAAAATGTAATAAAAGAATTGGTCAGTGTAGACCTCAAGGGAGCCTCTCTGAAAGAGACTTGGATATCTCCTGAGGATGAATTATTTGTTTTGATGACTGTAGACAGTGAAATGCTGATTGAGAGTGCAGCAAAGGCTATAAATAACCCGAATAATTATACCGACGAAAATTTAAAATTAAAAATAAAAGCTGAATCCTCACAGGCTGAATTAGAGAGAGAGTTAAATGCTTATTTTGGCAGCTCCAACAATGAAGATTTTCCTGGAACTACTGTGGAAGAAAAAAGCAGCGATGAATAA
- a CDS encoding LPP20 family lipoprotein, with product MKKLIILLLGVIMTVSSFSKTLEGVGMGNSEVTAKKEALADLSNQIQVTIRSNFTSNESLTNGQSNREVSSGISTISETNILGVDFKVKKKWFRSKYTATATLDESKISLYEKKANELRGLINSNYNQFSQTEDLNLKKNYLTSALKSYEEFDSYRNVAVILGSTKIYNLPYTKTQIKNDLQAVEKKISSDSLYSGVNILYIKSSGKFNGGSKEYFDNYFNTMLASISRENDDKVAVSSENDSTVNTLVKVVLNSNHTSTTPAVLYNKKMITPESFVTTLNITVELYNKKKVENLLTISATGVGTDENSQEAAYEKAVKNGFEQMKDKLEKSLIK from the coding sequence ATGAAAAAATTAATAATATTACTTTTGGGAGTTATTATGACCGTCTCAAGTTTTTCTAAGACTTTGGAGGGAGTAGGGATGGGTAACAGCGAGGTGACGGCAAAAAAAGAAGCCTTAGCAGACCTGTCTAACCAGATACAGGTGACCATCAGGAGTAACTTTACCAGCAACGAAAGCCTGACTAACGGGCAGTCAAATAGAGAGGTTTCATCTGGAATATCTACCATTTCAGAAACGAATATCCTAGGTGTAGACTTCAAAGTCAAGAAAAAATGGTTTAGATCAAAGTATACAGCTACTGCTACCTTAGATGAATCCAAGATATCTCTATATGAGAAAAAAGCCAATGAACTCAGGGGTCTGATAAACAGCAACTATAACCAGTTTTCCCAGACAGAAGATTTGAACCTTAAAAAGAACTACTTAACCAGTGCTTTAAAAAGTTATGAGGAGTTTGATTCATATAGAAATGTGGCTGTTATCCTGGGAAGTACCAAAATTTACAACCTGCCCTATACAAAGACTCAGATAAAAAATGATCTCCAAGCGGTGGAGAAAAAAATTAGCAGCGACAGCCTTTATAGCGGCGTAAATATCCTGTATATTAAGAGCAGCGGAAAATTTAACGGAGGTTCCAAGGAGTATTTTGATAATTATTTCAATACTATGTTAGCTTCCATATCCCGTGAAAATGACGATAAGGTAGCTGTCAGCAGTGAGAATGATTCCACAGTTAATACCCTGGTGAAAGTTGTATTAAACAGCAATCATACATCTACTACGCCTGCAGTTCTCTACAATAAGAAAATGATTACCCCGGAATCTTTTGTAACGACACTGAATATCACAGTGGAACTGTATAATAAGAAAAAAGTAGAAAATTTACTCACCATCAGTGCTACCGGAGTGGGAACCGATGAAAATTCACAGGAAGCTGCCTATGAAAAAGCAGTGAAAAACGGATTTGAGCAGATGAAGGATAAATTAGAGAAATCACTTATAAAGTAA
- a CDS encoding LysR family transcriptional regulator: protein MDIRQLKYFLAIAETRNITKAAKKLYISQPPLSQQLKLLEEELGVTLLERSTRKMKLTEAGKLLQHRAKQIIELMETSVKEIKNLNLGGKGILSIGFVSSSGAILLPEQIHNFYKEYPEINFQMKEGNTYKILDLLNNGMIEIGIVRTPFNTENFNLIYLPKEPMVAVVREDLFFPDSPKSISLKDLKDKPLILDKRFENLITSSCHQVGFQPTIICEGEDNKSILLWTYTGMGIGIVPKSAAKLMPNKNLKSIIIEESELETQTVIVWVKNRPLSQVAETFLLNFKE from the coding sequence ATGGATATAAGACAATTAAAATATTTTTTAGCTATCGCAGAGACAAGAAATATAACTAAGGCAGCAAAAAAACTATATATTTCCCAGCCGCCACTGAGTCAGCAGCTAAAATTATTGGAGGAAGAATTAGGAGTAACTCTGTTAGAAAGAAGCACCCGTAAGATGAAACTTACTGAAGCCGGAAAATTATTACAGCATCGTGCCAAACAGATCATTGAACTTATGGAAACTTCTGTAAAGGAGATTAAGAATTTAAATTTAGGAGGTAAGGGAATTCTTTCCATTGGATTTGTTTCGTCTTCAGGAGCCATTCTTCTGCCAGAACAAATTCATAATTTCTATAAGGAATATCCCGAGATTAATTTTCAAATGAAGGAAGGAAATACATATAAAATTTTAGACCTGTTAAATAATGGGATGATTGAGATTGGAATAGTCAGAACACCATTTAATACTGAGAATTTTAATCTTATATACCTGCCTAAGGAACCTATGGTTGCCGTAGTTAGGGAGGATCTGTTTTTTCCCGATTCTCCTAAATCAATATCTTTAAAAGATCTAAAGGATAAGCCTCTGATCTTAGATAAAAGATTTGAAAATCTGATCACTTCCAGCTGTCATCAAGTTGGATTCCAGCCTACTATTATCTGTGAGGGGGAGGACAATAAATCTATCCTTCTATGGACATATACCGGGATGGGAATAGGAATAGTTCCAAAAAGTGCAGCTAAACTTATGCCCAATAAAAATTTGAAGTCGATAATAATAGAGGAGAGTGAATTAGAAACTCAAACTGTTATTGTCTGGGTAAAGAATCGTCCCCTATCCCAGGTGGCAGAAACATTTTTGTTGAATTTTAAAGAATAA
- a CDS encoding RidA family protein, with amino-acid sequence MEIKRYETQKRMSRAVVHNNTVYLCGQVAKDSTKDMKEQTITTLEKIEELLASVGSNKDKILSATIYVKDMALFQDMNEVWDNWVNEGFAPARACVEAKMAREELLVEVSVVAAV; translated from the coding sequence ATGGAAATCAAAAGATATGAAACACAGAAAAGAATGAGCAGAGCAGTAGTACACAACAATACCGTATACCTATGCGGGCAGGTAGCCAAGGATTCTACTAAGGATATGAAAGAACAAACAATTACAACACTTGAAAAAATAGAAGAATTATTAGCCAGCGTAGGATCAAATAAGGATAAAATATTATCTGCTACAATCTATGTTAAGGATATGGCATTATTTCAAGATATGAATGAAGTTTGGGATAACTGGGTAAATGAAGGTTTTGCCCCTGCCAGAGCATGTGTAGAAGCAAAAATGGCCAGAGAAGAATTATTGGTAGAAGTTTCTGTCGTAGCAGCAGTATAG